One genomic window of Coffea eugenioides isolate CCC68of chromosome 1, Ceug_1.0, whole genome shotgun sequence includes the following:
- the LOC113777069 gene encoding calcium-transporting ATPase 4, endoplasmic reticulum-type-like gives MGKGGQDYGKKEILGEKKESNREAYPAWSKDVKECEDKFQVRRDFGLSSDEVEKRRRIYGWNELEKHEGPSIFRLILDQFNDTLVRILLVAAVVSFVLAWCDGEEGGEMEITAFVEPLVIFLILIVNAGVGVWQENNAEKALEALKEIQSEHATVIRDGRKISSLPAKELVPGDIVELRVGDKVPADMRVLSLISSTFRVEQGSLTGESEAVSKTSKAAAEDVDIQGKKCMVFAGTTVVNGNCVCLVTDIGMNTEIGKVHSQIQEASQSEEDTPLKKKLNEFGEILTAIIGVICLLVWLINLKYFLSWDYVDGWPRNFKFSFEKCTYYFEIAVALAVAAIPEGLPAVITTCLALGTRKMAAKNALVRKLPSVETLGCTTVICSDKTGTLTTNQMAVAKLVAMGSKGSALRTFNVEGTSYDPSDGKIQDWPKSQIDANLQMIAKISAVCNDSGVEQSGHHYVASGLPTEAALKVLAEKMGLPAGLDAVSSSANNGGLRSSNIWNKIEKRIATLEFDRDRKSMGVIVQNSNSGRKSLLVKGAVENLLERSSFVQLRDGSVVELDQTLRNLVLESQHEMSTKALRVLGFAYKDDIPEFATYTGDEDHPAHKLLLNPANYSSIESKLIFVGLAGIRDPPRKEVRQAIEDCRAAGIRVMVITGDYKNTAEAICREIGVFGSHEDISSRSLTGKDFMDLRNPKSHLRQLGGLLFSRAEPRHKQEIVRLLKEDGEVVAMTGDGVNDAPALKLADIGIAMGIAGTEVAKEASDMVLADDNFSTIVAAVGEGRSIYNNMKAFIRYMISSNIGEVFSIFLTAALGIPEGLIPVQLLWVNLVTDGPPATALGFNPPDKDVMKKPPRRSDDSLISPWILFRYLVIGLYVGLVTVGIFIIWYTHDSFFGIDLSGDGHSLVTYAQLANWGQCNSWENFTASPFTAGNLVFNFDTNPCDYFQTGKIKAMTLSLSVLVAIEMFNSLNALSEDGSLLTMPPWVNPYLLVAMSVSFGLHFLILYVPFLAQVFGIVPLSLNEWLLVLLVALPVILIDEVLKFVGRCTSGVPTSARTTKHKAE, from the exons ATGGGGAAAGGGGGGCAAGATTATGGAAAAAAGGAGATTTTGGGCGAGAAAAAGGAGTCTAATAGGGAAGCTTATCCAGCGTGGTCAAAAGATGTGAAGGAGTGTGAGGACAAGTTTCAGGTTAGGAGAGATTTTGGGTTGTCCAGCGATGAGGTGGAAAAGAGAAGGCGGATCTATGGGTGGAATGAGCTTGAAAAGCACGAGGGGCCTTCCATTTTTAGGTTGATTTTGGATCAGTTTAATGATACTCTGGTTAGGATTTTGCTTGTGGCTGCAGTGGTCTCGTTTGTTTTGGCTTGGTGTGATGGCGAGGAAGGTGGGGAAATGGAGATCACTGCATTTGTGGAGCCTTTAGTCATATTCTTGATCTTAATTGTGAATGCTGGTGTTGGGGTGTGGCAAGAGAACAATGCTGAGAAAGCATTGGAGGCTCTGAAGGAGATACAATCTGAGCATGCCACTGTGATTCGTGACGGTAGAAAAATTTCGAGTTTGCCCGCAAAGGAGCTTGTTCCGGGGGATATTGTTGAGTTGCGAGTTGGGGATAAAGTTCCTGCTGATATGAGGGTTTTGAGTCTGATTAGCTCGACTTTTCGGGTTGAGCAGGGGTCATTGACTGGAGAAAGTGAGGCTGTTAGTAAGACCAGTAAAGCTGCTGCAGAGGATGTTGACATTCAGGGGAAAAAGTGCATGGTTTTTGCCGGAACAACTGTGGTTAATGGGAACTGTGTTTGTTTGGTTACTGACATTGGGATGAATACTGAGATAGGAAAGGTCCATTCACAGATTCAAGAGGCCTCACAAAGTGAGGAAGATACTCCATTAAAGAAGAAATTGAATGAGTTTGGAGAGATTTTGACTGCTATTATTGGAGTAATATGCTTACTAGTTTGGTTAATTAACTTGAAATATTTTCTCTCCTGGGATTATGTTGATGGCTGGCCTAGGAATTTTAAGTTCTCATTTGAGAAGTGCACGTACTACTTTGAGATTGCTGTAGCATTGGCAGTTGCTGCCATTCCGGAAGGGCTTCCGGCTGTCATCACAACTTGCTTAGCCCTAGGCACCCGCAAAATGGCTGCTAAGAACGCACTTGTTCGCAAACTTCCCAGTGTGGAAACTCTTGGTTGTACAACTGTAATTTGCTCGGATAAAACGGGTACATTGACGACAAACCAAATGGCTGTGGCTAAGTTAGTAGCTATGGGTTCGAAGGGGAGTGCTCTTCGAACGTTTAATGTGGAAGGGACTTCTTATGATCCTTCTGATGGAAAAATACAAGATTGGCCAAAGAGTCAAATAGATGCTAACCTTCAAATGATTGCTAAGATTTCGGCAGTGTGCAATGATTCTGGAGTGGAACAATCTGGCCATCATTATGTCGCCAGTGGCCTGCCTACAGAGGCGGCATTGAAG GTTCTGGCTGAAAAAATGGGTCTTCCTGCTGGATTGGATGCTGTCTCATCTTCTGCTAACAATGGTGGACTTC GTTCCTCAAACATATGGAATAAGATTGAGAAACGGATTGCCACTCTTGAGTTTGATCGTGATAGGAAATCAATGGGAGTTATCGTGCAAAACTCTAATTCTGGAAGGAAGTCATTGTTGGTGAAG GGTGCTGTGGAAAATCTGCTCGAGAGAAGCTCCTTTGTGCAATTGCGTGATGGTTCTGTTGTCGAACTGGATCAAACTTTAAGGAATCTCGTTCTAGAAAGCCAGCATGAAATGTCAACGAAAGCATTACGTGTTTTAGGTTTTGCATACAAGGATGACATTCCAGAATTTGCCACTTATACTGGTGATGAGGACCATCCAGCTCATAAGCTCTTATTGAATCCAGCTAATTATTCTTCAATTGAGAGTAAACTGATTTTTGTTGGTTTGGCTGGAATAAGG GATCCACCTCGGAAGGAGGTTCGCCAAGCTATTGAAGATTGCAGAGCAGCTGGGATTCGAGTTATGGTAATTACTGGAGACTACAAGAATACAGCTGAAGCTATATGTCGTGAAATTGGTGTTTTTGGATCGCATGAGGATATTAGTTCAAGAAGCTTAACAGGAAAAGACTTCATGGACCTTCGCAACCCAAAATCGCATTTAAGACAGCTTGGGGGACTTCTTTTCTCTAGGGCTGAACCAAGGCACAAGCAAGAAATAGTCAGGCTGCTCAAAGAAGATGGTGAAGTTGTAGCAATGACTGGGGATGGAGTGAATGATGCACCTGCATTGAAATTAGCAGATATTGGAATTGCAATGGGAATTGCAGGAACTGAG GTTGCAAAGGAAGCTTCTGACATGGTTCTGGCAGACGATAATTTCAGCACAATTGTTGCTGCTGTTGGTGAAGGCAGATCCATTTACAACAATATGAAGGCATTCATCAG GTACATGATTTCCTCGAACATTGGTGAggttttctccatttttctgaCAGCAGCTTTAGGTATCCCTGAGGGTCTTATCCCAGTTCAGCTTCTGTGGGTCAACCTGGTAACTGATGGACCACCAGCAACAGCTTTGGGATTCAATCCACCAGATAAGGATGTAATGAAGAAACCTCCTAGGAGAAGTGATGATTCGTTGATCAGTCCTTGGATTTTGTTTCGTTATCTG GTGATTGGACTATATGTTGGTTTAGTAACAGTTGGTATTTTCATCATCTGGTATACGCATGACTCTTTCTTTGGCATTGATCTAAGTGGAGATGGACACAGTCTTGTCACCTATGCCCAGCTAGCTAACTGGGGTCAATGCAACTCATGGGAGAATTTCACAGCTTCACCTTTCACAGCTGGGAATCTAGTGTTCAACTTTGACACAAATCCATGTGACTACTTCCAGACTGGCAAAATCAAGGCTATGACTCTCTCCCTCTCTGTTTTGGTCGCCATTGAGATGTTCAATTCCCTCAATGCTCTCTCGGAAGATGGAAGCCTCTTGACAATGCCTCCATGGGTTAACCCATATCTCCTTGTCGCCATGTCAGTCTCATTTGGCttgcatttcttgattctttacGTTCCATTCCTAGCTCAAGTCTTTGGCATTGTCCCTTTAAGCCTGAACGAGTGGTTATTGGTATTGTTGGTTGCCCTCCCCGTCATATTAATTGATGAAGTTCTCAAGTTTGTGGGTCGGTGTACGAGTGGAGTTCCAACATCAGCAAGAACTACAAAGCACAAGGCGGAGTGA
- the LOC113762898 gene encoding histone H4, with amino-acid sequence MSGRGKGGKGLGKGGAKRHRKVLRDNIQGITKPAIRRLARRGGVKRISGLIYEETRGVLKIFLENVIRDAVTYTEHARRKTVTAMDVVYALKRQGRTLYGFGG; translated from the coding sequence ATGTCGGGCCGTGGAAAGGGGGGCAAAGGATTGGGAAAGGGCGGAGCAAAACGTCATCGTAAGGTTCTCCGCGACAACATCCAGGGCATCACAAAGCCAGCAATCCGCCGTCTGGCTCGTAGGGGAGGAGTGAAGCGTATCAGCGGTCTGATCTACGAGGAGACTCGTGGGGTGCTTAAGATTTTCTTGGAGAACGTCATCCGTGATGCCGTGACCTACACAGAGCACGCCAGGAGGAAGACGGTGACGGCCATGGATGTTGTGTACGCGCTCAAGAGGCAGGGCAGGACACTGTATGGCTTCGGTGGATAG
- the LOC113779592 gene encoding uncharacterized protein LOC113779592 → MGFFDLNIPYHESDRHVTKTTTYKSNRLKLVIKAAELGYTGVAYNRVIKGVMSESDRCSTSLFPLSSLLKHAPSFSSSVKFHRDLLNVPVSTPFRQYSRLTVVIDCPAQAAALNSGNPVIKSYDIVAVRPINQNAFEQACQTSEVDIIAIDLSEKLPFRLKQSMVKAAVKRGVYFEISYSSLIVDAQVRRQTISNCKLLVDWTRGKNLIISSAAASVSELRGPYDVANLFSLIGLPFEHAKAAVSKNCRSVIVNALRKKHYYKDAIKVEVMPSSGKVNPEESVFSDWLRWDPISSGEGDLLLDDIEKSFSASGSVHNTVKTVGFASALNSLPSHGLQIKEILSAVESASEALDIGKNLSGADESKLTVSVSGISEELSRTNLLPEEIQTSENDRHQSPRHQDSEMRTLPNGSVNNSPLAEKEINHVVATMELKTVKDLDADLPASDRELHNLHSQSCLDSYEQVPLADHMTNRYSADDADTAHTCHDIANAEILFHSKDVLSTFHGEEAKMPISSTKGLYAESGSVVDKIEMDRENKKIPAFAVSDTHSNEEFRENKQFQEKLENLAAFAIEIPNEESHDPAKKANGSLVSEVEPIEEDMASELMQEDEKEERRKLKGEVAMHCPFLSKSVSGRGRGKRRSVHQKIPFNLKHILNSRPFKRKARKLNTT, encoded by the exons atggGGTTCTTCGACCTGAACATTCCATACCACGAGTCCGACCGCCatgtgaccaaaacaaccacctACAAATCAAACCGCCTCAAGCTCGTCATCAAAGCCGCCGAGCTAGGCTACACCGGAGTTGCTTACAACCGTGTAATTAAAGGCGTTATGTCCGAATCGGACCGTTGCTCCACCTCATTATTCCCCCTCTCTTCTCTCCTCAAACACGCCCCTTCTTTTTCTAGCTCCGTTAAGTTCCACCGTGACCTCTTAAACGTCCCCGTTTCCACCCCTTTCCGTCAGTACTCCCGATTAACTGTCGTTATTGATTGCCCGGCTCAAGCTGCCGCTCTTAATTCGGGTAATCCTGTTATTAAAAGCTACGATATAGTCGCTGTAAGGCCCATAAATCAGAATGCTTTCGAGCAGGCTTGCCAAACCTCTGag gttGATATAATTGCTATTGATTTGTCAGAGAAGTTGCCATTTCGGCTCAAGCAATCGATGGTGAAAGCTGCCGTTAAG CGTGGGGTGTATTTTGAGATCAGttattcgagtctcattgtagaTGCTCAAGTGAGGAGGCAAACAATATCTAATTGCAAG CTACTGGTGGATTGGACTCGAGGGAAGAATCTTATCATCTCAAGTGCTGCTGCTTCTGTGTCTGAACTTAGGGGGCCTTATGATGTTGCAAATTTGTTTTCACTGATTGGGCTGCCATTTGAACATGCTAAGGCTGCTGTTTCCAAGAATTGTAG ATCTGTCATAGTCAATGCATTGAGGAAAAAGCATTACTATAAGGACGCAATAAAAGTAGAAGTAATGCCTTCTAGTGGAAAAGTTAATCCCGAGGAAAGTGTATTTAGTGACTGGCTTAGGTGGGATCCCATTTCGAGTGGCGAAGGTGACTTGCTATTAGATGACATTGAGAAGTCTTTCTCAGCTTCTGGTAGTGTACATAATACTGTGAAAACTGTTGGATTTGCCTCAGCTTTAAATAGCCTCCCTTCTCATGGTTTGCAGATTaaggagattttatccgctgTAGAGTCTGCATCCGAGGCACTGGATATTGGTAAAAACCTGTCTGGTGCTGATGAGTCTAAGTTAACTGTTTCAGTATCTGGGATATCTGAAGAGTTGTCAAGGACTAATCTTCTGCCTGAAGAAATTCAGACTTCTGAGAATGATAGGCATCAGAGCCCCAGACATCAAGATTCTGAAATGCGAACTCTGCCTAATGGATCTGTAAATAATTCTCCTCTAGCGGAAAAAGAGATTAACCATGTGGTTGCCACAATGGAATTGAAAACTGTAAAGGACTTGGATGCAGACTTACCTGCTTCTGATAGAGAATTGCATAATTTGCATTCACAAAGTTGCCTAGATAGTTATGAACAGGTCCCTCTAGCAGATCATATGACAAACCGCTATAGTGCAGATGATGCTGACACAGCTCATACCTGTCATGATATTGCCAATGCGGAAattctttttcattcaaaagaTGTTTTATCCACTTTCCATGGTGAAGAAGCTAAGATGCCTATCAGTTCCACCAAAGGTTTGTATGCAGAAAGTGGATCAGTTGTGGACAAGATTGAGATGGATcgggaaaacaagaaaataccAGCTTTTGCAGTGTCTGATACACATTCAAATGAAGAGTTTAGGGAAAATAAACAATTTCAGGAAAAGTTAGAGAATTTAGCTGCCTTTGCTATTGAAATTCCTAATGAGGAGTCTCATGATCCGGCAAAAAAGGCAAATGGGTCTCTGGTTTCAGAAGTCGAACCCATTGAAGAAGACATGGCTTCTGAACTGATGCAGGAAGACGAAAAGGAAGAACGAAGGAAATTGAAGGGTGAAGTTGCAATGCATTGCCCATTCCTTAGCAAATCTGTGTCAG GAAGAGGCAGAGGAAAACGAAGGTCAGTTCACCAGAAGATTCCTTTTAATCTCAAACATATCTTGAATTCAAGGCCTTTCAAGAGGAAGGCTCGCAAGTTAAATACAACCTAA
- the LOC113751885 gene encoding zinc finger protein CONSTANS yields MYAHSNANIPATNEIPCVYSPPSSSTPEFFGHFSASSLPAPLAIPVNEYESSCALKSEFSYTSTSSGCSSYSSPTSLTSYATTNYNSSYYSSPTSLTSYESNYNANLMQRSISSHSLLHRNNVEGFSALVSSPTACYDSETSPFRKVFSAGDLEGMTPKQHSRLADSSLANEYSIIESMSKACRYSPEEKKERIERYRSKRNLRNFNKKIKYECRKTLADSRPRIRGRFARNDEIEKASQNQWDQAGIEEEDEDDDNWINILDTFSTTLIP; encoded by the exons ATGTATGCACATAGCAACGCTAATATTCCTGCTACCAATGAAATTCCTTGTGTTTATTCACCACCATCATCATCAACACCAGAATTCTTCGGTCATTTTTCGGCATCTTCTTTGCCAGCCCCTTTAGCCATTCCTGTCAACGAGTACGAGTCTTCGTGTGCTCTGAAATCAGAGTTTAGTTACACTAGTACTAGCAGTGGATGCAGCAGCTACAGCTCTCCAACTTCGCTCACCAGTTATGCAACAACCAATTATAATAGTAGTTATTACAGTTCTCCAACTTCGCTAACGAGCTACGAGTCTAACTACAATGCCAATCTGATGCAAAGAAGCATCAGCAGTCACTCTCTGCTGCATAGGAACAATGTAGAGGGGTTTTCTGCCCTTGTCTCGTCCCCAACTGCATGTTATGACTCAGAAACTAGTCCTTTCAGGAAAGTGTTTAGCGCTGGCGATCTGGAG GGTATGACTCCAAAGCAACATAGCCGTCTGGCAGATAGTTCTCTGGCGAATGAGTATAGCATCATTGAAAGTATGAGCAAAGCCTGCAGATATAGtccagaagaaaagaaagagaggattGAGAGATATAGGAGCAAGCGAAATCTCAGGAATTTCAACAAGAAGATCAAG TATGAATGCAGGAAGACACTTGCAGACAGCAGACCACGCATCAGAGGGCGGTTTGCCAGGAATGATGAGATTGAGAAGGCTTCTCAAAATCAATGGGATCAGGCTGGCATTGAGGAGGAGGACGAAGACGATGACAACTGGATTAATATCCTTGATACATTCTCAACTACTCTCATCCCATAA